Below is a window of Ailuropoda melanoleuca isolate Jingjing unplaced genomic scaffold, ASM200744v2 unplaced-scaffold18030, whole genome shotgun sequence DNA.
TGCTTGTGGAGCCCCTGCTGGCGGCTGTCTCTTCAGGACAAAGGGGTGGGTCTGAAAAAGAGCAGCTGCCTGCCAGGtccccagcctcagcctggcGTCCTGTGCTGGCACGGCTGGCACCCCCCCTTCAGCCTGCTGGGGCCTCAAGGATGGGCCATCCTATGTGTCCTCAGCCATCGGGGTAGGGCTGACGGACAGGGTTCAAGTCCTGGGGTTCACATGCTCCTTGGCCCACAGGGGACACGGCACTGGCCACATCGGTGCCAACCGTGGTCGGCAGCGCCCTCCTTGCCCTCGTCCTCCTGGTGCTGCTCGGACTCCTGGGGCGGCGCTGGTTGCAGAAGAAGGGGGGCTGCCCCTCCCGGGGCGAGACGACAGCCGTGGCCCCAGGCTTTGACAACATTGTCTTCAATGCGGTAGGAACCCCTGGGTGGGGCCAGGCGGGCAGGGGGGACTGTGGAGAACCCCTCCTGGCCCACCCTGCACGGCCGGGGCGGGCTGTCTACGTGCATGGCCACCTCCGTCACCCACCACTCAGAAGTTTCCCTCCTTCTACCTAGGATTGTGTCACCCTGCCGGCTTCGCTCACCGACCACCAGTAGATGACCCAGAGACTGGCTCCCCACACGAGCATCCCCCACCCATCAGCCCCAGGGAGTAacgtctgcccctcctccatgaTGCACTGAGCCCCCGTGCGGTCATCCTTTAGGGACTGCCACCCACATGCCTGGGGATGGTCCTCACCCCAACAATAAATGCCCTGGCCTGGGAGGGTGGCCCCCACGTACTGGCTGGGGTCTGTGCATCCTGTTCTGTCAGCAGGAAGGTGGGCTCTGGGGGATCTCCAGCTCAAAGGATGTGCTTGGGGGGACCTCTCATGTCTCCGTGACTCAGGTGACAGGTAACAGGCAGGCCACACGAGACAGGACCAAGGGCTAGAGGCATCAGACACAGACACACTGGGACCCCGATAAGCCCCTGCCCCAGAGGGTACCCCAACACTCAGGTGGCCCAGCCCACCCCGTGGGACGTGACCCAAGCCCTGTCCAGCCCCTGCGCCTTGCCAGGTGATTCTGCCTCTGACTGAGGACAGGGAGGAACTCCCACAGGCACAGGTGA
It encodes the following:
- the LOC117797908 gene encoding apical endosomal glycoprotein-like; its protein translation is MQPLLPPGQIVFEATLSGQPALGPIALDDVEYLAGQHCRLPASSQGDTALATSVPTVVGSALLALVLLVLLGLLGRRWLQKKGGCPSRGETTAVAPGFDNIVFNADCVTLPASLTDHQ